Proteins from a genomic interval of Zingiber officinale cultivar Zhangliang chromosome 2A, Zo_v1.1, whole genome shotgun sequence:
- the LOC122043960 gene encoding cysteine proteinase inhibitor 1-like — protein sequence MKSFSLFLLFPLLLLLISNAGATSGGWKPIGDLQDPHIIDIAKFAVDEHNKEATSQLRLVSVVKGETQVVAGINYRIVLKAGVPGAKVNVYEAVVWEKEWEKFRKLVSFDLRWTQN from the coding sequence ATGAAATccttttccctctttcttctctttcctcttcttctcctcctcatctCCAATGCCGGCGCTACTTCCGGCGGTTGGAAGCCGATCGGGGACCTCCAAGACCCCCACATCATTGACATCGCCAAGTTCGCCGTCGACGAGCACAACAAGGAGGCCACAAGCCAGCTGAGACTCGTGAGCGTGGTCAAGGGGGAGACTCAGGTGGTGGCGGGCATAAATTACCGGATAGTTCTTAAGGCGGGAGTTCCCGGAGCAAAGGTGAATGTGTACGAGGCCGTGGTGTGGGAGAAGGAGTGGGAGAAGTTCCGGAAGCTCGTCTCCTTCGATCTGCGTTGGACCCAAAATTAG